A segment of the Candidatus Deferrimicrobium sp. genome:
ACGGGATCCTGAACCGGATCAAATCCGTCGATCACAACATCACGGCGATCGAAGACCCGATCGAGTACGAGCTGGCCGGGATCAACCAGGTGGCGGTGCAGGAAAAGATCGGCCTCAGCTTCGCCGTCATGCTCCGGTCGATACTGCGTCAGGACCCCGATGTCATCATGCTGGGGGAGATGCGCGATCTGGATACGACCACGATCGCCGTTCAGGCGGCCCTCACGGGGCACCTGGTGCTTTCCACGATCCACACCAACTCCTCCGCGGCAACGATCACCCGGCTGCGCGACCTCGGGGTGCCCTCCTACATGATCTCCTCCACGATCGTCGGAATCGTTGCGCAGCGCCTGGTCCGCAAGATCTGCCAGAAGTGCAAGGTGAAGGCCGACCCCTCGGAGCGGGACATCCTGCGGCTGGGGATCGCCTCAAACGTCCCCGTCTATCGCGGGGCCGGATGTTCCGAGTGCGGCGGCACGGGGTACAAGGGACGCACCGGCATCTACGAGATCCTGACGATTACCCGGCCGATCCGGGACCTGATCGCGGGCAATGCGACGGAGAACGAGATCCGCCAGGCGGCGATCTCCGGGGGGATGGGAACGCTGGGGCGATCCGCGCTGGAAAAGGTGACCTCCGGCATCACGACGACCGACGAAGTGTACCGGGTGGTGGAGACCGACGCCGACTTCGCCTCCGCCTGCCCCCAATGCGCCACCTCCATGGAGAGCGACTTCGTCATGTGCCCCTCGTGCGGCTACTCCGCCTCCGCCGCCTGCCCGGGTTGCAGCCGTATGATCTCTCCGAAGTGGAAATTCTGCCCCTACTGCCGGCAGGACCTGCTGAAACCCGAGGCGCGGCGCAACTCCGCGTGAGACATGGGTTGTGGGCAGGGGACACTCTATCCCGCAGTGGGAGGACACTCCTTCCATTCCTTCCCGGTCAGAACCAGGAATGTCCCCCCCTGGCTAGAATGTCCCCTGAAAGCGCCTTCACCTCACAGGAAGTATTTCCTCCGCAACGAACTACCTGAGGAAATCCATCTCTCACACAAAGTGGCAGGCGGCGAAACGGTCGGGGGAGACCTCGCGAAGGAGCGGGCAGACCTCTGCGCACTCACCCTTCGCCATGAAGCAGCGGGTGTGGAAGCGGCATCCGGGCGGCGGAGCGATCGGGGAGGGGATCTCCCCCGAAAGGACGATCCGTTCCGACGGCGCGTCCCCCAGCATCGGGACGGCCGACAGCAGCGAGCGTGTATACGGGTGCAGCGGCTCGCGGAACAGATCCTGCGCCGGCCCCGTCTCCATCACCTTTCCGAGGTACATCACCGCCACCGCGTCGCTCACGTGCCGGATCACCCGCAGGTCGTGGGAGACGAACAGATACGCCATCCCGTACTCCTCCTGGATGTCCTTGAGGAGGTTCAGAATCTGCGCCTGCACGGAAACGTCGAGGGCGGACACCGGCTCGTCGGCCACCACCAGCTTCGGGGAAAGGGCGATCGCCCGGGCGATCCCGATCCGCTGGCGCTGCCCGCCGGAGAACTCATGAGGGTATTTCCCGCCCGATTCGGC
Coding sequences within it:
- a CDS encoding oligopeptide/dipeptide ABC transporter ATP-binding protein, with translation MTGGIYRPETDGALLALVNVYKTFPVRKSFFGGEDLRVRAVDGVSLTVPPGKTLGLVGESGCGKTTLARLAIRLLDPDSGSIRFEGNDITRMEGETMRRTRRQMQIVFQDPFSSLNPRMKVRDIVGEGWLVHGLAKGKDLRDRAARLLVRVGMPAESGGKYPHEFSGGQRQRIGIARAIALSPKLVVADEPVSALDVSVQAQILNLLKDIQEEYGMAYLFVSHDLRVIRHVSDAVAVMYLGKVMETGPAQDLFREPLHPYTRSLLSAVPMLGDAPSERIVLSGEIPSPIAPPPGCRFHTRCFMAKGECAEVCPLLREVSPDRFAACHFV